A window of the Brassica napus cultivar Da-Ae chromosome C5, Da-Ae, whole genome shotgun sequence genome harbors these coding sequences:
- the LOC106427083 gene encoding plant cysteine oxidase 3 isoform X4, with protein sequence MLSRLFKAGEKVLSNLVNKKDFHMASSNTENPPKVQELYELCKSTFTGKAPSPGSTPVQKLCSLLDSVSPGDVGLEEEAQDDDRGYGVSGVSRVNRVGRWAQPITFLDIHECDTFTMCVFCFPTSSVIPLHDHPEMTVFSKILYGSLHVKAYDWVEPPCIITHDKSQARLAKLVTDKVITPQSELPVLYPKTGGNLHCFTALTPCAVLDILTPPYNENAGRSCSYYMDYPFSTFALEEGVKSVEGKEDEYAWLVQIDTPDELHMRPGSYTGPTIQV encoded by the exons atgttgTCGAGGTTGTTCAAGGCTGGTGAGAAGGTTCTGTCCAATCTTGTTAACAAGAAAGACTTTCACATGGCGTCGAGCAATACAGAGAATCCTCCCAAAGTGCAAGAGCTTTACGAGCTCTGCAAATCCACTTTCACTGGGAAAGCTCCTTCTCCTGGTTCCACGCCTGTCCAAAAACTATGCTCTCTCTTGG ATTCAGTGAGTCCTGGAGATGTTGGGCTTGAAGAGGAAGCTCAAGATGATGATAGAGGCTATGGAGTTTCTGGGGTTAGCCGCGTCAACAGAGTAGGAAGATGGGCTCAGCCGATCACATTCTTAGACATTCATGAATGTGATACCTTTACA ATGTGTGTTTTTTGCTTCCCAACATCCTCAGTGATTCCATTGCATGACCATCCAGAGATGACTGTCTTTAGCAAAATCCTCTATGGATCACTTCATGTTAAAGCTTACGACTGGGTCGAACCTCCATGTATTATCACACATGACAAATCACAAG CACGGTTGGCGAAACTGGTTACCGACAAAGTGATAACGCCTCAGTCTGAACTACCAGTGTTGTACCCAAAGACTGGAGGCAATCTCCATTGTTTCACTGCGCTGACTCCATGTGCGGTGCTCGACATTCTCACACCTCCTTACAACGAAAACGCTGGCAGGTCTTGCAGTTACTACATGGACTATCCTTTCTCCACTTTCG CACTGGAGGAAGGTGTGAAGAGCGTGGAAGGAAAGGAAGACGAGTACGCTTGGCTTGTGCAGATAGACACACCCGATGAGCTTCACATGCGTCCCGGATCGTATACGGGTCCAACTATTCAAGTTTAG
- the LOC106427083 gene encoding plant cysteine oxidase 3 isoform X3, translated as MLSRLFKAGEKVLSNLVNKKDFHMASSNTENPPKVQELYELCKSTFTGKAPSPGSTPVQKLCSLLDSVSPGDVGLEEEAQDDDRGYGVSGVSRVNRVGRWAQPITFLDIHECDTFTMCVFCFPTSSVIPLHDHPEMTVFSKILYGSLHVKAYDWVEPPCIITHDKSQAARLAKLVTDKVITPQSELPVLYPKTGGNLHCFTALTPCAVLDILTPPYNENAGRSCSYYMDYPFSTFALEEGVKSVEGKEDEYAWLVQIDTPDELHMRPGSYTGPTIQV; from the exons atgttgTCGAGGTTGTTCAAGGCTGGTGAGAAGGTTCTGTCCAATCTTGTTAACAAGAAAGACTTTCACATGGCGTCGAGCAATACAGAGAATCCTCCCAAAGTGCAAGAGCTTTACGAGCTCTGCAAATCCACTTTCACTGGGAAAGCTCCTTCTCCTGGTTCCACGCCTGTCCAAAAACTATGCTCTCTCTTGG ATTCAGTGAGTCCTGGAGATGTTGGGCTTGAAGAGGAAGCTCAAGATGATGATAGAGGCTATGGAGTTTCTGGGGTTAGCCGCGTCAACAGAGTAGGAAGATGGGCTCAGCCGATCACATTCTTAGACATTCATGAATGTGATACCTTTACA ATGTGTGTTTTTTGCTTCCCAACATCCTCAGTGATTCCATTGCATGACCATCCAGAGATGACTGTCTTTAGCAAAATCCTCTATGGATCACTTCATGTTAAAGCTTACGACTGGGTCGAACCTCCATGTATTATCACACATGACAAATCACAAG CAGCACGGTTGGCGAAACTGGTTACCGACAAAGTGATAACGCCTCAGTCTGAACTACCAGTGTTGTACCCAAAGACTGGAGGCAATCTCCATTGTTTCACTGCGCTGACTCCATGTGCGGTGCTCGACATTCTCACACCTCCTTACAACGAAAACGCTGGCAGGTCTTGCAGTTACTACATGGACTATCCTTTCTCCACTTTCG CACTGGAGGAAGGTGTGAAGAGCGTGGAAGGAAAGGAAGACGAGTACGCTTGGCTTGTGCAGATAGACACACCCGATGAGCTTCACATGCGTCCCGGATCGTATACGGGTCCAACTATTCAAGTTTAG
- the LOC106427083 gene encoding plant cysteine oxidase 3 isoform X1, with the protein MLSRLFKAGEKVLSNLVNKKDFHMASSNTENPPKVQELYELCKSTFTGKAPSPGSTPVQKLCSLLGLNFRARCGELVVKDSVSPGDVGLEEEAQDDDRGYGVSGVSRVNRVGRWAQPITFLDIHECDTFTMCVFCFPTSSVIPLHDHPEMTVFSKILYGSLHVKAYDWVEPPCIITHDKSQAARLAKLVTDKVITPQSELPVLYPKTGGNLHCFTALTPCAVLDILTPPYNENAGRSCSYYMDYPFSTFALEEGVKSVEGKEDEYAWLVQIDTPDELHMRPGSYTGPTIQV; encoded by the exons atgttgTCGAGGTTGTTCAAGGCTGGTGAGAAGGTTCTGTCCAATCTTGTTAACAAGAAAGACTTTCACATGGCGTCGAGCAATACAGAGAATCCTCCCAAAGTGCAAGAGCTTTACGAGCTCTGCAAATCCACTTTCACTGGGAAAGCTCCTTCTCCTGGTTCCACGCCTGTCCAAAAACTATGCTCTCTCTTGG GGTTGAATTTTAGGGCTCGTTGTGGTGAATTGGTGGTTAAAG ATTCAGTGAGTCCTGGAGATGTTGGGCTTGAAGAGGAAGCTCAAGATGATGATAGAGGCTATGGAGTTTCTGGGGTTAGCCGCGTCAACAGAGTAGGAAGATGGGCTCAGCCGATCACATTCTTAGACATTCATGAATGTGATACCTTTACA ATGTGTGTTTTTTGCTTCCCAACATCCTCAGTGATTCCATTGCATGACCATCCAGAGATGACTGTCTTTAGCAAAATCCTCTATGGATCACTTCATGTTAAAGCTTACGACTGGGTCGAACCTCCATGTATTATCACACATGACAAATCACAAG CAGCACGGTTGGCGAAACTGGTTACCGACAAAGTGATAACGCCTCAGTCTGAACTACCAGTGTTGTACCCAAAGACTGGAGGCAATCTCCATTGTTTCACTGCGCTGACTCCATGTGCGGTGCTCGACATTCTCACACCTCCTTACAACGAAAACGCTGGCAGGTCTTGCAGTTACTACATGGACTATCCTTTCTCCACTTTCG CACTGGAGGAAGGTGTGAAGAGCGTGGAAGGAAAGGAAGACGAGTACGCTTGGCTTGTGCAGATAGACACACCCGATGAGCTTCACATGCGTCCCGGATCGTATACGGGTCCAACTATTCAAGTTTAG
- the LOC106427083 gene encoding plant cysteine oxidase 3 isoform X2 has translation MLSRLFKAGEKVLSNLVNKKDFHMASSNTENPPKVQELYELCKSTFTGKAPSPGSTPVQKLCSLLGLNFRARCGELVVKDSVSPGDVGLEEEAQDDDRGYGVSGVSRVNRVGRWAQPITFLDIHECDTFTMCVFCFPTSSVIPLHDHPEMTVFSKILYGSLHVKAYDWVEPPCIITHDKSQARLAKLVTDKVITPQSELPVLYPKTGGNLHCFTALTPCAVLDILTPPYNENAGRSCSYYMDYPFSTFALEEGVKSVEGKEDEYAWLVQIDTPDELHMRPGSYTGPTIQV, from the exons atgttgTCGAGGTTGTTCAAGGCTGGTGAGAAGGTTCTGTCCAATCTTGTTAACAAGAAAGACTTTCACATGGCGTCGAGCAATACAGAGAATCCTCCCAAAGTGCAAGAGCTTTACGAGCTCTGCAAATCCACTTTCACTGGGAAAGCTCCTTCTCCTGGTTCCACGCCTGTCCAAAAACTATGCTCTCTCTTGG GGTTGAATTTTAGGGCTCGTTGTGGTGAATTGGTGGTTAAAG ATTCAGTGAGTCCTGGAGATGTTGGGCTTGAAGAGGAAGCTCAAGATGATGATAGAGGCTATGGAGTTTCTGGGGTTAGCCGCGTCAACAGAGTAGGAAGATGGGCTCAGCCGATCACATTCTTAGACATTCATGAATGTGATACCTTTACA ATGTGTGTTTTTTGCTTCCCAACATCCTCAGTGATTCCATTGCATGACCATCCAGAGATGACTGTCTTTAGCAAAATCCTCTATGGATCACTTCATGTTAAAGCTTACGACTGGGTCGAACCTCCATGTATTATCACACATGACAAATCACAAG CACGGTTGGCGAAACTGGTTACCGACAAAGTGATAACGCCTCAGTCTGAACTACCAGTGTTGTACCCAAAGACTGGAGGCAATCTCCATTGTTTCACTGCGCTGACTCCATGTGCGGTGCTCGACATTCTCACACCTCCTTACAACGAAAACGCTGGCAGGTCTTGCAGTTACTACATGGACTATCCTTTCTCCACTTTCG CACTGGAGGAAGGTGTGAAGAGCGTGGAAGGAAAGGAAGACGAGTACGCTTGGCTTGTGCAGATAGACACACCCGATGAGCTTCACATGCGTCCCGGATCGTATACGGGTCCAACTATTCAAGTTTAG
- the LOC106427154 gene encoding tetraspanin-16 gives MSELRTGFLTMATIVLICLGLTMTGTGLYHKKIVSKCIGESDGSFVFIGLLLLVFPQFGLYAICLRSKRIFTFYIYAMMFVFIVLSGYSLKCFIYNTTFGIAKNPSQETRTVKQLVGRLVPAEKLARATDCIIHNHDCNFNASLNSNVWKFCCAQPPGCGEMTMFGAPGEWSWKRQHVENKVPEECAYDYCLSCRGCQLSILKAIVHQWKYLSIFAYPSLFLVCLSLVIAKFILDTFDEPDDYRGSYS, from the exons ATGTCGGAGCTACGAACCGGATTCCTAACAATGGCGACGATAGTTCTTATATGCCTAGGTTTAACGATGACGGGAACAGGTTTATATCACAAGAAAATAGTCTCAAAATGCATCGGAGAAAGCGATGGCAGTTTCGTCTTCATTGGCCTGCTCTTGCTTGTGTTTCCTCAGTTTGGTCTTTATGCAATCTGTCTTCGATCGAAACGTATCTTCACCTTCTACATCTACGCGATGATGTTCGTCTTCATTGTCCTTAGTGGCTACTCTTTAAAATGCTTCATCTACAACACAACTTTTGGTATCGCCAAGAATCCTTCCCAGGAAACCAGGACCGTCAAGCAGTTGGTAGGGCGTTTAGTCCCTGCAGAAAAACTCGCTAGAGCCACCGACTGTATCATTCATAATCATGATTGCAACTTCAACGCCAGCCTAAACAGCAATGTCTGG AAGTTTTGCTGCGCGCAACCACCAGGATGTGGAGAGATGACAATGTTCGGTGCACCAGGAGAATGGAGTTGGAAACGGCAACACGTAGAGAACAAAGTCCCTGAAGAATGTGCTTACGATTACTGTCTTAGTTGCAGAGGCTGTCAGCTCAGCATCTTGAAAGCCATTGTTCATCAATGGAAGTATCTCTCCATCTTCGCTTACCCTTCACTCTTTCTCGTTTGTCTCAGCCTCGTCATTGCCAAGTTCATTCTTGACACGTTCGATGAACCCGATGATTATCGTGGCTCTTATTCTTGA
- the LOC106427170 gene encoding 60S ribosomal protein L6-1-like encodes MPAAKQRTPKVSRNPDLIRGVGKYSRSQMYHKRGLWAIKAKNGGVFPRHDAKSKVAAPVEKPAKFYPAEDVKKPLANRRKPKPTKLKASITPGTVLIILAGRFKGKRVVFLKQLASGLLLVTGPFKINGVPLRRVNQSYVIGTSTKVDISGVSIEKFDDKYFGKVAEKKTKKGEGEFFEADKEVKKEIPQEKKEDQKTVDAALVKAIEAVPELKTYLGARFSLSQGMKPHELVF; translated from the exons atgCCGGCGGCGAAGCAGAGGACCCCGAAAGTAAGCCGAAACCCTGATCTGATCAGGGGTGTAGGCAAATACTCTCGCTCGCAAATGTACCACAAGAGAGGTTTGTGGGCAATCAAGGCCAAGAACGGCGGCGTTTTCCCTCGTCACGATGCTAAGTCCAAGGTTGCAGCTCCCGTTGAGAAGCCGGCTAAGTTTTATCCGGCTGAAGACGTTAAGAAGCCGCTCGCTAACAGACGCAAACCTAAGCCTACCAAGCTCAA AGCAAGCATAACTCCAGGAACTGTGTTGATCATCCTTGCTGGTAGATTCAAGGGAAAGAGAGTTGTCTTCCTCAAGCAACTTGCTTCTGGTTTGCTTTTGGTTACAG GACCATTCAAGATCAATGGTGTGCCATTGAGACGTGTTAACCAGTCGTATGTGATTGGAACCTCAACCAAGGTTGACATTTCTGGAGTCAGCATTGAGAAGTTCGATGACAAGTACTTCGGAAAGGTTGCTGAGAAGAAAACCAAGAAAGGAGAAGGAGAGTTCTTTGAAGCAGATAAAGAG GTGAAGAAAGAGATCCCACAGgagaagaaagaagaccagAAAACTGTGGACGCAGCTTTGGTCAAAGCCATTGAAGCAGTGCCAGAGCTCAAGACTTACCTCGGCGCCAGGTTCTCATTGTCACAAGGAATGAAACCCCATGAGCTTGTTTTCTAG
- the LOC106427169 gene encoding tetraspanin-11 — protein MFRVSNFVVGLANTLVMLVGVSAIGYSIYMFVHQDVTDCESAIRAPLLTTGIVLFVVSLIGVIGSCFKENLAMVSYLIILFAGIAALMVFSVFLFFVTNKGAGHVVSGRGYREYKTVDFSTWLNSFVGGKRWVGIRSCLAEARVCDDLSDGRVSQIADAFYHKNLSPIQSGCCKPPSDCNFTFRNATFWIPPAKNETAVATNNGDCGAWSNVQTELCFNCNACKAGVLANIREKWRHLLVFNICLLIFLITVYSCGCCARRNNQTARKSDYRTMEGQLRQLQDIFNRFDMDGDGSLTILELAALLRSLGLKPSGDQIHLLLASMDANGNGFVEFDELVGAILPDLNEEVLINSEQLMNIFKSFDRDGNGFISAAELAGAMAKMGQPLTYRELREMIQEADTNGDGVISFGEFASIMAKSAVEYFGLKINS, from the exons ATGTTTAGAGTAAGCAATTTCGTGGTGGGTTTAGCCAACACGTTGGTGATGTTAGTGGGCGTATCAGCCATAGGCTACTCCATTTACATGTTCGTTCACCAAGACGTGACTGACTGTGAATCAGCGATACGTGCACCACTCCTCACGACCGGAATCGTCCTCTTTGTTGTGTCTTTAATCGGAGTGATAGGATCTTGCTTCAAGGAGAATCTCGCCATGGTCTCTTACTTGATCATACTGTTTGCGGGCATTGCTGCGTTGATGGTTTTCTCGGTGTTTCTCTTCTTTGTGACTAACAAAGGAGCCGGTCATGTGGTGTCTGGTCGAGGGTATAGAGAATACAAGACGGTTGATTTCTCGACTTGGCTTAACAGTTTTGTTGGGGGGAAGAGATGGGTTGGTATAAGGTCTTGTCTGGCTGAGGCTAGAGTTTGTGATGATTTGAGTGATGGTCGCGTTAGTCAGATCGCTGATGCGTTTTATCACAAGAACTTGTCTCCCATCCAG TCGGGTTGTTGTAAGCCACCGTCGGATTGCAACTTTACGTTCAGAAACGCGACGTTTTGGATACCACCGGCCAAAAACGAAACGGCGGTTGCGACCAATAACGGCGACTGCGGTGCGTGGAGTAACGTGCAAACGGAGTTGTGCTTTAACTGCAACGCATGCAAAGCGGGTGTGTTGGCGAACATAAGAGAGAAGTGGAGGCATCTTCTTGTTTTCAACATCTGTCtcctcatcttcctcatcacCGTCTATTCTTGCGGTTGCTGTGCTCGTCGTAACAATCAAACAGCTAGGAAAAGTGATT ACAGAACAATGGAAGGTCAGCTAAGACAATTACAAGACATATTCAACCGGTTCGACATGGACGGAGATGGAAGCCTAACCATCTTAGAACTCGCGGCGCTTCTCCGGTCCCTTGGTCTGAAACCTTCAGGCGACCAAATCCACCTTTTGTTAGCAAGTATGGACGCAAACGGCAACGGTTTCGTCGAGTTTGATGAGCTTGTAGGAGCCATTCTTCCTGACCTGAACGAAGAGGTCCTTATCAACTCCGAGCAGTTAATGAACATTTTCAAATCATTTGATAGAGATGGTAATGGATTCATCAGCGCGGCTGAATTGGCTGGAGCCATGGCTAAGATGGGACAACCATTGACGTATAGAGAACTAAGGGAGATGATCCAAGAAGCTGATACAAACGGTGATGGTGTTATAAGCTTTGGTGAATTCGCTTCAATTATGGCTAAATCTGCTGTTGAATATTTCGGTTTAAAGATTAATTCATGA
- the LOC106427092 gene encoding kinesin-like protein KIN-8A: MPVSTRSKAMMNHEQSRRQEYTNPHQGLKEKMRALTLLYEQQKRASFSLRNNPNHLHHSPKPQDLRFKPHDVLDSCKKGDKDPNFAYDETKENNNVADADRVFGTNTAPVKSSTVIRKLSMGNGAEKGENFEACGGSRIMVFVRLRPMGKKERENGSRCCVKVLNRRDVYLTEFTNDNDYLRLKRLRVRHFTFDSSFPETTTQREVYSTTTGDLLEAVVEGRNGSVFCYGATGAGKTYTMLGTMENPGVMVLAIKDLFAKVRERSLDGNHTVHLSYLEVYNETVRDLLSPGRPLILREDKQGIVAAGLTQYRAYSTDEVMALLQRGNQNRTTEPTRCNETSSRSHAILQVVVEYKTRDGSMNIISRVGKLSLIDLAGSERAIATDQRTLRSLEGANINRSLLALSSCINALVEGKKHIPYRNSKLTQLLKDSLGGSCNTVMIANISPSNHSFGETQNTLHWADRAKEIRVKGCEVNEEVVVQVSEGPDQAKLVLELQEENRELRVKLAEQQQKVSTLEAETLADANNNISPTPPSISSLMTPPSALTAQQKKKPRHSLLSGTCFTPESSKRRKAEDAVKELQLTVKALKMEMERMKREHAVQMKKQKEELMKELCSKKSEKTPERGKETTTTRRIVTRGSLRPKEREKELIKSPSHRFASPAAAAKKRSFWDITVANSPSLDRRKTRSHVPPVNQEAPSMLLQPGFARPRTTTTTHMRH, from the exons ATGCCTGTATCGACCCGATCCAAGGCGATGATGAATCACGAGCAAAGCAGGAGGCAAGAATACACGAATCCACATCAAGGGCTCAAGGAAAAGATGAGAGCTTTGACTCTCTTGTACGAGCAGCAAAAGCGAGCCTCTTTCTCTCTCAGAAACAACCCTAACCATCTTCATCATTCCCCAAAACCCCAAGATCTGAGGTTTAAGCCTCACGACGTGCTCGATTCTTGCAAGAAAGGAGATAAAGATCCAAACTTTGCTTACGATGAGACCAAAGAGAACAACAATGTAGCTGACGCAGATCGGGTTTTTGGTACGAACACGGCCCCGGTTAAGTCTTCTACTGTGATAAGAAAGCTCTCGATGGGTAACGGAGCTGAGAAAGGTGAGAACTTTGAGGCTTGTGGTGGGAGTAGGATCATGGTGTTCGTTAGGCTTAGACCAATGGGGAAGAAGGAAAGAGAGAACGGGTCAAGATGCTGCGTCAAGGTTTTGAACAGAAGAGATGTTTATCTAACGGAGTTTACTAACGATAACGATTACTTAAGGCTTAAACGGCTCCGTGTTCGCCATTTCACTTTTGATTCTTCTTTTCCTGAGACAACAACACAACGAGAAGTCTACTCCACCAC AACAGGAGATCTGTTGGAAGCAGTGGTTGAAGGAAGGAACGGTTCTGTGTTCTGCTACGGTGCTACGGGAGCAGGCAAGACTTATACAATGCTGGGGACTATGGAGAATCCAGGTGTGATGGTTTTAGCGATTAAAGATTTGTTTGCTAAGGTTAGAGAGAGGAGCTTAGATGGGAACCATACTGTTCATCTCTCTTATCTTGAAGTCTATAACGAAACCGTTAGAGATTTGCTTTCTCCTGGTAGACCTCTCATTCTCCGTGAAGATAAACAG GGAATTGTGGCAGCTGGTCTCACTCAATATAGAGCTTATTCCACAGATGAG GTTATGGCTTTGCTCCAAAGGGGAAACCAAAACAGAACCACTGAGCCTACTCGTTGCAATGAGACATCTTCACGCTCACACGCCATCCTTCAG GTTGTAGTGGAGTATAAGACTAGAGATGGTTCCATGAATATCATCAGCCGAGTTGGGAAGCTATCCCTCATTGATCTCGCTGGATCAGAAAGAGCGATAGCTACTGATCAAAGGACGCTTAGATCTCTCGAAGGAGCCAACATAAACAGATCGCTTCTTGCGTTAAGCAGCTGCATTAACGCGCTTGTGGAAGGGAAGAAACATATTCCTTACAGAAACTCAAAGCTGACGCAGCTGCTGAAAGACTCGCTAGGCGGTTCGTGTAACACGGTGATGATTGCTAACATAAGTCCAAGCAATCATTCTTTCGGTGAGACGCAGAACACTCTCCATTGGGCAGATCGAGCCAAGGAGATTCGTGTGAAGGGAtgtgaagtgaatgaagaggtgGTGGTTCAAGTGAGTGAAGGGCCTGATCAGGCCAAGCTAGTGTTGGAGCTTCAGGAAGAGAACCGTGAGCTGCGTGTAAAGCTAGCGGAACAGCAGCAGAAGGTTTCGACTCTTGAAGCAGAGACCTTAGCAGATGCTAACAACAACATATCTCCAACACCTCCATCAATCTCATCTCTAATGACTCCACCATCAGCATTAACAGCGCAACAGAAGAAGAAACCGAGGCACTCGTTGTTGTCAGGAACATGCTTCACACCAGAATCATCCAAAAGGAGAAAAGCAGAAGATGCAGTGAAGGAGCTTCAGCTGACTGTCAAGGCGTTGAAGATGGAGATGGAGAGAATGAAGAGGGAACATGCGGTGCAGATGAAGAAGCAAAAGGAAGAGCTGATGAAAGAACTGTGTAGTAAAAAGAGCGAGAAAACTCCAGAGAGAGGCAaagagacaacaacaacaaggaGGATTGTGACGAGAGGGAGCTTGAGAccaaaggagagagagaaggagctGATAAAAAGCCCTAGTCATAGGTTTGCATCTCCAGCTGCAGCAGCTAAAAAGAGAAGCTTTTGGGACATAACGGTAGCTAATAGTCCTTCGTTGGATAGAAGGAAAACGAGAAGCCATGTTCCTCCTGTTAATCAAGAAGCTCCTTCGATGCTGCTTCAG CCGGGGTTTGCTCGTCCaaggacaacaacaacaacacacatGAGGCATTAA
- the LOC106427153 gene encoding 2-isopropylmalate synthase 1, chloroplastic encodes MASSILRNPMLSSPTTITTPSLPSFSSKPSPLSFRFPPSHHRSSLRIKSLRLSCSLSDPSPPLRRRRPEYIPNRISDPNYVRVFDTTLRDGEQSPGATLTSKEKLDIARQLAKLGVDVIEAGFPAASKDDFEAVKTIAETVGNAVDGDGYVPVICGLSRCNKRDIETAWEAVKYAKRPRIHTFIATSDIHLEYKLKKSRDEVIEIARNMVKFARSLGCEDVEFSPEDAGRSEREFLYQILGEVIKAGATTLNIPDTVGITLPSEFGQLIADIKANTPGIENVIISTHCQNDLGLSTANTLSGAHSGARQLEVTINGIGERAGNASLEEVVMAIKCRGDHVLGGLYTGIDTRHIVMTSKMVEDYTGMQTQPHKAIVGVNAFAHESGIHQDGMLKHKGTYEIICPEEIGLERSNDAGIVLGKLSGRHALKDRLTELGYVLDDEQLISIFWRFKSVAERKKRVTDADIIALVSDEVFQPEALWKLLDIQITCGTLGLSTATVKLADADGKEHVACSMGTGPVDSAYKAVDLVVKEPATLLEYSMNAVTEGIDAIATTRVLIRGNNNYSTTNAITGEEVQRTFSGTGAGMDIVVSSVKAYVGALNKMLDFKENSTTKIPSQNNKVPA; translated from the exons ATGGCGTCTTCGATTCTCAGAAACCCTATGCTCTCATCACCAACAACAATCACCACCCCTTCTCTTCCCTCCTTCTCCTCGAAACCCTCACCTCTCTCATTCCGCTTCCCACCCTCCCACCACCGCTCCTCCCTCCGCATCAAATCCCTCCGCCTCTCGTGCTCCCTCTCAGATCCCTCTCCTCccctccgccgccgccgcccGGAGTACATCCCCAACCGCATTTCCGACCCCAACTACGTCCGAGTCTTCGACACCACTCTCCGCGACGGCGAACAGTCCCCCGGAGCCACCCTCACCTCCAAGGAGAAGCTCGACATCGCGCGCCAGCTCGCGAAGCTGGGCGTCGACGTAATCGAGGCCGGGTTCCCCGCCGCCTCCAAGGACGACTTCGAAGCCGTGAAAACCATAGCCGAAACCGTGGGAAACGCCGTCGACGGAGACGGTTACGTCCCCGTCATCTGCGGACTCTCGAGATGCAACAAGAGAGATATCGAGACGGCGTGGGAGGCTGTGAAGTACGCCAAAAGGCCGAGGATCCATACGTTCATCGCCACGAGTGACATTCACTTGGAGTATAAGCTGAAGAAGAGCAGAGACGAGGTCATCGAGATCGCTAGGAATATGGTAAAGTTCGCGAGGAGCTTGGGGTGTGAGGACGTTGAGTTTAGTCCTGAAGATGCAGGAAG ATCGGAGAGAGAGTTTTTGTATCAGATTCTTGGGGAAGTGATAAAAGCTGGAGCGACTACGCTTAATATACCTGACACTGTTGGTATAACGTTGCCTAGTGAGTTTGGTCAGTTGATTGCTGATATCAAAGCCAATACTCCTGGGATCGAGAATGTTATCATCTCAACGCATTGTCAGAATGATCTTGGGCTCTCCACTGCCAACACTTTATCT GGTGCACATTCGGGTGCAAGGCAACTGGAAGTGACTATCAATGGCATTGGCGAAAGAGCTGGAAACGCTTCACTAGAAGAG GTTGTGATGGCCATAAAATGCCGTGGAGATCATGTATTAGGAGGCCTGTATACTGGAATCGATACTCGGCACATTGTTATGACAAGCAAGATG GTTGAAGATTACACAGGAATGCAAACACAGCCCCATAAGGCTATTGTAGGAGTGAATGCCTTTGCGCATGAAAGTGGTATTCATCAG GATGGAATGCTCAAACACAAGGGCACATATGAAATTATATGCCCCGAAGAAATTGGACTTGAACGATCTAATGATGCTGGCATTGTTTTGGGGAAGCTTAG TGGGCGTCATGCGTTGAAAGACCGTTTGACTGAG CTTGGTTATGTACTAGATGATGAACAACTAATTTCCATTTTCTGGCGCTTCAAATCTGTGGCTGAGCGGAAAAAG AGAGTTACCGACGCAGATATAATAGCTTTGGTTTCTGATGAGGTTTTCCAGCCAGAAGCTCTGTGGAAACTCCTGGACATTCAG ATAACTTGTGGGACTTTGGGGCTTTCAACAGCAACCGTGAAACTTGCTGACGCTGATGGCAAAGAGCATGTTGCTTGTTCTATGGGAACCGGGCCTGTCGATTCAGCTTATAAGGCAGTCGATCTTGTTGTCaag GAACCAGCGACTCTGCTTGAGTACTCAATGAATGCAGTAACAGAAGGCATCGATGCCATTGCAACCACAAGAGTTCTTATCCGAGGAAACAACAATTACTCAACTACAAACGCAATCACTGGTGAAGAAGTTCAAAGGACCTTTAG TGGAACCGGAGCAGGAATGGACATCGTGGTCTCGAGCGTCAAAGCTTATGTCGGAGCTCTGAACAAGATGCTCGATTTCAAAGAGAACTCCACAACAAAAATCCCTTCTCAAAACAACAAAGTACCTGCCTGA